Proteins encoded by one window of Methanobacterium sp. CWC-01:
- a CDS encoding P-II family nitrogen regulator, protein MKEILAIIRPNKLDEVKNALEEMGCHGMTITDVKGRGRQLGITESYRGSDYRIDLLPKIKLEIIVQDDQTSKVVDTIVRTAQTGDIGDGKIFISPVEEVVRIRTGESGEKAV, encoded by the coding sequence ATGAAGGAAATTCTGGCCATAATCCGGCCCAACAAACTGGATGAGGTAAAAAATGCCCTGGAAGAGATGGGATGCCATGGAATGACCATCACCGATGTTAAGGGACGGGGACGGCAGCTGGGTATCACGGAAAGCTACCGGGGCAGTGACTACCGTATCGACCTGTTACCCAAGATCAAACTGGAGATAATCGTCCAGGATGACCAAACCAGCAAGGTGGTGGACACCATCGTCCGCACCGCCCAGACCGGTGATATCGGGGATGGGAAGATATTCATATCCCCGGTGGAAGAGGTGGTACGGATCCGTACCGGTGAAAGTGGGGAGAAGGCGGTTTAA
- a CDS encoding ammonium transporter, whose product MDPVLNSGDTAWMLISTALVVLMTVPGVALFYGGLTKRTNVLNTMFMSLVAFAITSIIWVLYGYPLAFGSESLLGFIGSPANIFTAVGVDQLATLAPTIPEFVYIAFQMTFAAITIALISGALVERMKFSSWMVFIPLWLTLVYIPIAHWVWGGGWLFQLGALDFAGGTVVHINSGVAALALALLLGKRKDTKLLPHNLGYSVIGAALLWFGWFGFNAGSALTASGLAGSAFLVTNTAAAAAMISWIAIDYFKTGKPTLLGGISGAVAGLVAITPAAGFVTVQAAIIIGLVTSVVSYFAISFLKSKLGYDDALDVFGIHGMSGMWGALATGLFAAPFINALGTGSFYGNPGQIVTQLIAVVAVAGYSFAATLILGKIIDKTIGLRVDDREEIEGLDTHLHEESGYRI is encoded by the coding sequence ATGGATCCTGTATTAAACAGTGGGGACACTGCCTGGATGCTGATATCCACGGCACTAGTGGTGCTTATGACCGTGCCAGGGGTGGCATTATTCTACGGTGGTCTCACCAAAAGAACTAACGTGTTAAACACCATGTTCATGTCCCTGGTGGCCTTCGCCATTACCAGCATTATCTGGGTGCTTTACGGTTACCCCTTAGCCTTCGGCTCCGAGAGTTTACTGGGATTTATCGGAAGCCCCGCCAACATATTTACGGCAGTGGGTGTGGATCAGCTGGCCACCCTGGCCCCCACCATACCTGAATTCGTGTACATCGCCTTCCAGATGACCTTCGCCGCCATCACCATTGCCCTGATCTCAGGTGCCCTGGTGGAGCGGATGAAATTCTCCAGCTGGATGGTCTTCATACCCCTGTGGTTAACCCTGGTGTACATACCCATCGCCCACTGGGTGTGGGGTGGAGGCTGGTTGTTCCAGCTGGGTGCCCTGGACTTTGCCGGTGGTACCGTGGTGCACATCAACTCCGGTGTAGCCGCCCTGGCCCTGGCCCTGTTACTGGGTAAAAGGAAAGACACCAAACTGTTACCCCACAACCTGGGCTACTCGGTTATTGGTGCTGCTCTCTTGTGGTTTGGCTGGTTCGGATTCAACGCTGGTTCCGCATTAACCGCCAGTGGACTGGCTGGTTCAGCCTTCCTGGTGACCAACACCGCCGCAGCCGCAGCCATGATCTCCTGGATCGCCATCGACTACTTTAAAACCGGTAAACCCACCCTACTGGGTGGAATATCCGGTGCAGTGGCTGGTTTAGTGGCCATCACCCCGGCGGCGGGTTTTGTAACGGTTCAGGCCGCCATCATTATTGGACTGGTGACCAGTGTGGTCTCCTACTTCGCCATCAGCTTCCTGAAATCCAAACTGGGATACGACGATGCCCTGGACGTTTTTGGTATTCACGGTATGTCTGGCATGTGGGGGGCCCTGGCCACGGGACTGTTCGCCGCGCCCTTCATAAACGCCCTGGGAACCGGATCCTTTTACGGTAACCCCGGACAGATAGTTACCCAGCTAATTGCAGTTGTAGCAGTGGCTGGTTACAGCTTCGCGGCCACCCTCATACTGGGTAAAATAATAGACAAGACCATTGGTCTGCGTGTGGATGATAGAGAAGAAATAGAGGGACTGGACACCCACCTCCACGAGGAGTCCGGTTACCGTATTTAA
- a CDS encoding P-II family nitrogen regulator has product MKRIIAIIRPDRLENMKQALEEVGIHGMTISEVKGRGRQLGITESYRGQDYKVDLLPKTRIEIVTPQDQVETVINTIVQSAQTGCIGDGKIFVSPVEEVIRIRTGERGEKAI; this is encoded by the coding sequence ATGAAAAGGATAATCGCTATCATCCGGCCCGACCGGCTGGAAAACATGAAGCAAGCCCTGGAAGAGGTGGGGATTCATGGGATGACCATCTCCGAGGTGAAGGGACGAGGCCGGCAGCTGGGGATCACCGAAAGTTATCGGGGACAGGACTACAAGGTGGACCTCTTGCCCAAGACCCGCATCGAGATCGTGACCCCCCAGGACCAGGTGGAAACCGTCATCAACACCATAGTGCAGAGTGCCCAGACCGGTTGTATCGGGGATGGGAAGATCTTCGTATCCCCGGTGGAGGAAGTGATCCGCATCCGAACCGGAGAACGTGGGGAGAAGGCTATTTAG
- a CDS encoding ammonium transporter, translated as MDPIFSSGDTAWMLISTALVILMTIPGVALFYGGLIRRENVLNTMFLSFVTFAIVSVLWFVYGYDLAFGNSIGGIIGQLTNPFFAGVVESNSLSTLAPTIPTGLFAIFQMTFAAITVALISGAIVERAKFAAWLAFIPLWLTLVYLPVAHWMWGGGWLYQLGALDFAGGIVVHLTSGIAALVLVILIGVRKNSKLLPHHLGYSVIGTGLLWFGWFGFNAGSALGASNLAVSAMIVTNTSAAMGMLGWILMDKLKTGKPTLLGALSGAIAGLAAITPAAGYVNVTAAMIIGFVASIISYYAVSHLKPLLGYDDALDVFGIHGVCGIVGSLAVGIFATPLINSLITGGLVAGNPAQIGIQALAIGVVALYTVVVTFLIGKLIDRFIGLRVEDSHEVQGLDLNLHEESGYRLS; from the coding sequence ATGGATCCCATTTTTAGTTCAGGTGATACGGCCTGGATGCTTATATCAACAGCTCTGGTTATTTTAATGACCATACCCGGTGTGGCCCTCTTCTACGGAGGGCTTATCAGACGAGAAAACGTGTTAAACACCATGTTCCTGTCATTTGTTACCTTCGCCATCGTCAGTGTACTGTGGTTTGTCTACGGCTACGACCTGGCCTTTGGTAATAGTATCGGAGGAATTATTGGACAGCTAACCAACCCCTTCTTTGCCGGGGTGGTGGAATCCAACTCCCTGTCCACCCTGGCACCCACCATACCCACGGGGCTCTTTGCCATCTTCCAGATGACCTTCGCCGCCATCACCGTGGCCCTCATCAGCGGGGCCATTGTGGAGCGGGCCAAGTTCGCAGCCTGGCTGGCCTTCATACCCCTGTGGTTAACCCTGGTCTACCTTCCGGTGGCCCACTGGATGTGGGGTGGAGGCTGGTTATACCAGCTGGGTGCCCTGGACTTCGCCGGAGGAATAGTGGTGCACCTGACCTCAGGTATAGCGGCCCTGGTCCTGGTAATACTTATCGGCGTTCGTAAAAACTCCAAGCTACTCCCCCACCACCTGGGATATTCAGTGATTGGTACTGGTCTATTATGGTTTGGATGGTTTGGATTCAACGCTGGTTCCGCCCTGGGAGCCAGTAACCTGGCAGTATCGGCCATGATCGTCACCAACACCTCGGCGGCCATGGGTATGCTGGGCTGGATACTGATGGACAAACTCAAAACCGGGAAACCCACCCTCCTGGGAGCTTTATCCGGTGCAATAGCCGGTTTAGCCGCCATCACCCCCGCCGCCGGTTACGTGAACGTTACCGCCGCCATGATCATCGGTTTCGTGGCCTCCATCATCAGCTACTACGCCGTTTCCCATCTCAAACCTTTACTGGGGTACGACGATGCCCTGGACGTGTTCGGTATCCATGGAGTGTGCGGTATTGTGGGCAGCCTGGCGGTGGGTATCTTCGCCACCCCCCTCATCAACAGCCTCATCACCGGGGGACTGGTGGCCGGAAACCCGGCCCAGATAGGAATCCAGGCCCTGGCCATTGGAGTGGTGGCTCTGTACACCGTGGTGGTCACCTTCCTTATCGGCAAGCTCATTGACCGCTTCATTGGCCTGAGAGTGGAGGATAGCCACGAAGTACAGGGACTGGACCTTAACCTCCACGAGGAATCTGGTTACAGGCTATCCTAA
- a CDS encoding glutamate synthase-related protein, whose amino-acid sequence MPFKVERNHELCRRNFDRPGCCWYMCDDRDENLCRNCYSCYNNCPHDVYEIIDDEPYPIHHEKCVGCRICEEMCPNNAIEVNSVPEDRRNVWSLTDLTEINRKATEGSYKVRGCGATRVIPTFDDLVIVPAQVSRPPIDKYREPCNTRVVLGSRYAENPLVLDTPIMIGAMSFGALSKEAKIALAIGSTLAGTATNTGEGGMLPEERKYASKLIAQYASGRFGVSAQYLNNSEAIEIKIGQGAKSGMGGHLLGEKVTAEVSKIRMIPEGTDALSPARHMDIVGPEDLNMKISQLREISDWKVPIMVKFTSGRVSDDVKIAAKAGADIIVVDGMQGGTGAGPDIVTEHSGVPTIAAIVEADEALKHINLRDQVSLVAAGGVRNGADVAKAIALGADACYIATSALVSIGCRVCQMCYAGTCRKGIATQNPNLRRRLDYMEGGKRVARYIEAMTEEAVMLTQQAGNTDLLKLEKDDLRALTVESSLLTGVKMAGLEAPLRG is encoded by the coding sequence TTGCCATTTAAAGTTGAGAGAAACCACGAACTTTGCCGGAGGAACTTCGACCGGCCTGGTTGCTGCTGGTACATGTGCGATGACCGGGATGAGAACCTGTGTCGTAACTGCTACTCCTGTTACAATAACTGCCCCCACGATGTTTACGAGATCATCGATGACGAGCCCTACCCCATACACCATGAAAAGTGTGTTGGTTGCCGTATCTGTGAGGAAATGTGTCCCAACAATGCCATAGAGGTTAACTCCGTGCCGGAGGACCGTAGGAATGTGTGGTCCCTCACCGACCTCACCGAAATAAACCGCAAGGCCACCGAGGGGTCCTACAAGGTCCGGGGCTGTGGTGCCACCCGGGTGATACCCACCTTCGATGACCTGGTCATCGTACCGGCCCAGGTGTCCCGGCCACCCATCGACAAGTACCGGGAACCCTGCAACACCCGGGTAGTTCTGGGCAGCCGTTACGCGGAGAACCCTCTGGTACTGGACACCCCCATCATGATCGGTGCCATGTCCTTCGGTGCCCTTTCCAAGGAGGCTAAGATCGCCCTGGCCATAGGATCCACCCTGGCTGGCACTGCCACCAACACCGGAGAGGGAGGAATGCTACCTGAGGAGCGTAAATACGCCTCAAAACTCATTGCCCAGTACGCCTCAGGACGGTTCGGGGTCTCGGCCCAGTACCTCAACAACTCCGAGGCCATCGAGATCAAGATCGGTCAGGGAGCTAAGTCCGGGATGGGAGGCCACCTCCTGGGAGAAAAGGTCACCGCCGAGGTCTCTAAGATCAGGATGATCCCCGAGGGGACCGATGCCCTGAGCCCCGCCCGGCACATGGACATCGTGGGACCCGAGGACCTGAACATGAAGATCTCCCAGTTACGGGAGATATCCGACTGGAAGGTGCCCATCATGGTAAAATTCACCAGTGGCCGGGTCAGTGATGATGTGAAGATCGCAGCCAAGGCCGGAGCCGATATCATCGTGGTGGATGGTATGCAGGGAGGAACCGGAGCCGGACCCGACATAGTCACCGAACACTCCGGAGTCCCCACCATCGCCGCCATCGTGGAGGCCGATGAGGCCCTGAAACACATCAACCTCCGGGACCAGGTCAGCCTGGTGGCTGCCGGTGGTGTCCGGAATGGGGCTGATGTGGCCAAGGCCATTGCCCTGGGTGCTGATGCCTGTTATATTGCCACCAGCGCCCTGGTCAGTATTGGCTGCCGGGTGTGTCAGATGTGCTACGCTGGCACCTGCCGTAAGGGTATCGCCACCCAGAACCCCAACCTGCGCCGCAGACTGGACTACATGGAGGGTGGTAAACGGGTGGCCCGCTACATAGAGGCCATGACCGAAGAAGCAGTAATGTTAACCCAGCAGGCCGGTAACACTGATCTGTTGAAGCTGGAAAAGGACGACCTCCGGGCCCTCACCGTGGAGTCCTCCCTCCTGACCGGGGTTAAGATGGCCGGACTGGAAGCACCCCTCAGGGGTTAA
- a CDS encoding Coenzyme F420 hydrogenase/dehydrogenase, beta subunit C-terminal domain, with amino-acid sequence MNHQDNKVAMVGTPCQIIAAGKMNHFQDVLGESPVDIKVGLFCMENFSYHYLNQLLEEHDIQLKDVAECRVEKGHMWFYLTDGQVLKIPLKEAKTCMRKNCEVCMDYTSELSDLSVGSVGSPAGWSTVIARTVKGMELLKKAEEDNYIETRPLTDSGLELIKKLATQKKEENQKEIKKREAVARPVLYRRFITDKQFREEVAQCQFEDLKADVIDVGTCVLCGACEYTCPENIVKIEDRKPRIRGQCPPDCNLCYVACPRTYLPVEVASQDLDHKPLGDYLKIVSAKASLVKGQDGGVATALLNYALSKELVDQVLVVDKSSAEPWKPEVKLTRDTDDVIKASGTKYAACPVFKGLKTMKEEL; translated from the coding sequence ATGAACCATCAGGATAACAAAGTGGCCATGGTAGGTACTCCCTGCCAGATCATAGCCGCCGGAAAGATGAACCACTTCCAGGATGTCCTGGGCGAGTCCCCGGTGGACATTAAGGTGGGACTGTTCTGTATGGAGAACTTCTCCTACCACTATCTGAACCAGCTCCTGGAGGAGCATGACATACAGCTGAAGGATGTCGCTGAATGTCGGGTGGAGAAGGGACACATGTGGTTCTACCTCACCGACGGCCAGGTCCTGAAGATCCCCCTGAAGGAGGCCAAGACCTGCATGCGTAAAAACTGTGAGGTGTGCATGGATTACACCTCCGAGTTATCGGACCTATCGGTGGGTTCGGTGGGATCCCCGGCGGGATGGTCCACGGTAATCGCCCGGACCGTGAAGGGAATGGAGTTACTCAAAAAAGCCGAGGAAGATAACTACATCGAAACCAGGCCCCTGACTGACTCCGGCCTGGAACTTATCAAAAAATTAGCCACACAGAAGAAAGAGGAGAACCAGAAGGAGATTAAAAAACGGGAAGCTGTGGCCCGGCCAGTTCTATACCGCCGGTTCATCACTGATAAACAGTTCCGGGAAGAAGTGGCCCAGTGCCAGTTCGAGGACCTCAAGGCCGACGTCATTGACGTGGGGACCTGTGTGCTCTGCGGGGCCTGTGAATACACCTGCCCCGAGAACATCGTGAAGATCGAGGATCGTAAACCCCGTATCAGGGGCCAGTGCCCACCGGATTGTAACCTGTGCTACGTGGCTTGCCCCCGGACTTATCTGCCGGTGGAGGTGGCCAGCCAGGACTTGGACCACAAGCCCCTGGGAGACTACCTGAAGATCGTCTCGGCCAAGGCCTCCCTGGTGAAGGGACAGGATGGAGGAGTGGCTACGGCCCTATTGAACTACGCCCTCAGCAAGGAACTGGTGGACCAGGTGCTGGTGGTGGATAAGAGCAGCGCCGAACCCTGGAAGCCAGAAGTTAAACTTACCCGGGATACCGATGATGTGATCAAGGCTTCCGGTACCAAATACGCGGCCTGTCCGGTGTTTAAAGGACTAAAAACCATGAAGGAGGAGTTATAG
- a CDS encoding tributyrin esterase: protein MQEFTIDAGGKPPREVNRTLKEKAAEYKRIVIENPNAAHYLVAGLTEAVEVEIAGSAGYFVATMIHGARVHIQGNAGWFPADNMTEGEVVIEGSAGDGVGQGIYGGTVVVKRDVGSRTGEIMKNGTIIVGGNSGFMSGLFMMGGRIIVLGDIARDAGESIIRGAIYVGGEIESLGKNAKVEELEEEEREELKKLLPTYGFRLEESQYQKFRKIVPRSKRPFYGKETEEG, encoded by the coding sequence ATGCAGGAATTCACAATAGATGCCGGGGGAAAGCCACCCCGGGAAGTTAACCGTACACTTAAAGAGAAAGCCGCCGAATATAAACGGATCGTTATTGAAAACCCCAACGCCGCCCATTACCTGGTGGCGGGACTCACCGAAGCTGTGGAGGTGGAGATAGCTGGCTCGGCCGGTTACTTCGTAGCCACCATGATCCACGGAGCCCGGGTGCACATCCAGGGCAACGCCGGCTGGTTCCCCGCCGACAACATGACCGAGGGGGAAGTGGTAATCGAAGGATCCGCCGGTGATGGCGTGGGCCAGGGAATATACGGCGGCACGGTGGTGGTGAAAAGGGATGTTGGATCCCGTACCGGAGAGATAATGAAAAACGGGACCATCATCGTCGGTGGTAACTCGGGGTTCATGAGTGGACTGTTCATGATGGGAGGACGCATCATCGTCCTGGGGGATATAGCCCGGGATGCCGGTGAATCCATCATCCGGGGAGCCATCTACGTGGGTGGTGAAATAGAGAGCCTGGGCAAAAACGCCAAGGTGGAGGAACTGGAAGAGGAGGAACGGGAGGAACTAAAGAAACTCCTACCCACCTACGGATTCCGCTTAGAAGAGTCCCAGTACCAGAAATTCCGGAAGATTGTACCCCGGAGTAAAAGACCCTTCTACGGAAAGGAAACAGAGGAGGGATGA
- a CDS encoding glutamine amidotransferase: MCGIAGVVYKDKKLHPVGKVLTKMLDALQHRGPDSAGFALYGGLGLEENEYLLNIEVKEKPGLLEKVKDTVSLATPIKTEEIIPSVENYNIYRCKISLNSFSELKPMIMDIDAIDDVIVLNGAHSFEMIKDVGLVKDIAQRYDTYSKMGTHAIGHTRFSTESIVDRYHAHPFQSYIIPDITVVHNGQITNYWKIRDPLERKGHIFETTNDTECIVHYIADKLSQDYRLEEALEQSVKDMDGPFSYIVGTPNGVGIAKDQLGLRPGVMAENDEVFAIASEEVSLREVMDTREIDQIAPGEVRAYTI, translated from the coding sequence GTGTGTGGAATAGCCGGAGTAGTATATAAAGATAAAAAACTTCACCCTGTAGGCAAAGTACTGACCAAGATGCTGGACGCCCTGCAGCACCGGGGCCCTGACTCAGCAGGGTTCGCTTTATACGGAGGTCTGGGACTGGAAGAGAATGAGTACCTCTTAAACATCGAGGTTAAAGAAAAACCCGGACTCCTGGAAAAGGTAAAAGATACGGTGAGCCTGGCCACCCCTATAAAAACCGAGGAAATCATTCCTTCCGTGGAGAACTACAACATCTACCGGTGCAAGATCTCTTTAAACTCTTTTTCGGAGTTAAAGCCCATGATCATGGATATCGATGCCATTGATGATGTGATAGTCCTCAACGGGGCTCATTCATTCGAGATGATCAAAGATGTGGGATTGGTGAAGGACATCGCCCAGCGATATGACACCTACTCCAAAATGGGAACCCATGCCATCGGCCACACCCGGTTCTCCACCGAGAGTATCGTGGACCGCTACCACGCCCACCCCTTCCAGAGCTACATCATTCCCGACATCACCGTAGTCCATAACGGCCAGATAACCAACTACTGGAAGATCAGAGACCCCCTGGAACGTAAGGGACATATATTTGAGACCACCAACGACACCGAGTGCATCGTGCACTACATCGCTGACAAACTATCCCAGGACTACCGCCTGGAGGAGGCCCTGGAACAGTCCGTGAAGGACATGGACGGACCCTTCTCCTACATCGTGGGAACCCCCAATGGAGTGGGAATCGCCAAGGACCAGCTGGGATTAAGACCAGGGGTTATGGCTGAAAACGATGAAGTGTTCGCCATCGCCTCGGAAGAGGTGTCCCTGAGGGAAGTAATGGACACCCGGGAGATAGACCAGATCGCCCCGGGAGAAGTGAGGGCCTACACCATTTGA
- the pdxT gene encoding pyridoxal 5'-phosphate synthase glutaminase subunit PdxT produces MIRIGILDLQGDVSEHLEMTTRTLEKMGIEAEAVKIKSPSEVADCQGIIISGGESTIIGKLLQEEGIDQVIRDRKIPVMGTCAGMVLLASATDYQQPLLNLIPMKVKRNGFGRQKLSFQQEIEIFDQKYPGIFIRAPYAYEVPPEVEVLSQIQDKVVAVRYQNNLALSFHPELSDDTRMHEYFIKEVAKCVE; encoded by the coding sequence ATGATCAGGATAGGGATTCTAGACTTGCAGGGAGATGTTTCCGAACATCTGGAAATGACTACCCGGACCCTGGAGAAAATGGGGATAGAAGCAGAAGCCGTGAAGATAAAGTCCCCCTCCGAGGTGGCCGATTGTCAGGGGATCATCATCTCCGGTGGAGAGAGCACCATCATCGGCAAGCTCCTACAGGAAGAGGGAATTGACCAGGTCATCCGGGATAGGAAGATCCCGGTGATGGGAACCTGTGCCGGTATGGTGCTTTTGGCCAGTGCAACAGACTACCAGCAACCCCTGCTTAACCTGATTCCCATGAAAGTAAAAAGAAATGGCTTCGGACGCCAGAAGCTTTCATTCCAACAGGAGATAGAAATATTTGACCAGAAATATCCGGGAATATTCATCAGAGCCCCCTACGCCTATGAAGTTCCCCCTGAGGTGGAAGTCCTCTCTCAAATTCAAGATAAAGTGGTGGCAGTGAGGTACCAGAACAACCTGGCATTATCATTCCACCCGGAACTATCAGATGATACCAGGATGCATGAATACTTTATAAAGGAGGTAGCAAAGTGTGTGGAATAG